Genomic segment of Chlamydiota bacterium:
CACGGGCACCTCGATGAGCACCCCGACCACCGTGGCGAGCGCCGCCCCCGAGGAGAGGCCGAAGAGAAGCGTCGCGGTCGCGATGGCGACCTCGAAGTGGTTCGAGGCCCCGATCATGGCGCTCGGCGCCGCGTCCTCGTAGCCGAGGCGGAGGACCTTCGCCAGCCCGTAGGTGATCCAGAAGATCAGCATCGTCTGGAGGAAGAGCGGGATGGCGAGCCAGAGGATGGTGAGCGGATTGGCGGTGATGATCCCGCCCTTGAACGAGAAGAGGAGGACGAGGGTGGCGAGGAGCGCGATGATGGTGACCGGGGTGAGGACGTGGAGGAACCGCTCCCTGAACCAGTCGATCCCCTTCGCCCTGACGATCCATCTCCGCGAGTAGTACCCCGCGACCAGGGGCAGCGCCACGTAGATCGCGATCGAGAGGACGAGCGCCTGCCACGGGACAGGGATGCGGCCGACGCCGAGGAGGAAACCCCCGAGCGGCCCGTAGAGGACAAGCATCGTGAGCGAGTTGATCGCCACCATCACGAGCGTGTGCCCGTCGTTCCCCCTGGCGAGGTACCCCCAGACGAGGACCATCGCCGTGCAGGGGGCGATGCCGAGGAGGATGCAGCCGGCGAGGTAGCTCCGCCAGAGCGGCACCTCGAGCATCCTCGCCCCGTTGTGCAGCACGACCCTGCCCGCCCCGTAGACCGCCCCGAGGTCCAGGTTGAGCCCGAGCGGCATCTTCACGTGGTCCACCGCGTCGGCGCCTATGAAGCGGATGAACAGGGTCCCCAG
This window contains:
- the arsB gene encoding ACR3 family arsenite efflux transporter → MNAEAKAVARGLGFFERYLTVWVILCILAGIGLGRVAPGLATFLDGLAIHVGGAPVVSIPIAICLFFMMYPIMVKIDFAEVIKAGRTPKPVALTLFANWAIKPFTMYAIAVFFLGTLFIRFIGADAVDHVKMPLGLNLDLGAVYGAGRVVLHNGARMLEVPLWRSYLAGCILLGIAPCTAMVLVWGYLARGNDGHTLVMVAINSLTMLVLYGPLGGFLLGVGRIPVPWQALVLSIAIYVALPLVAGYYSRRWIVRAKGIDWFRERFLHVLTPVTIIALLATLVLLFSFKGGIITANPLTILWLAIPLFLQTMLIFWITYGLAKVLRLGYEDAAPSAMIGASNHFEVAIATATLLFGLSSGAALATVVGVLIEVPVMLWLVRICAKTKGWFREAAGA